The following coding sequences lie in one Sorghum bicolor cultivar BTx623 chromosome 6, Sorghum_bicolor_NCBIv3, whole genome shotgun sequence genomic window:
- the LOC8065962 gene encoding SWI/SNF complex subunit SWI3D, producing the protein MEPKPSPPPPPPAAPSRRRGAATKRKERAASAAPSVSPSPKRQARDCGPVDPPSLPPPQPRSRQPARKPRRTPARKKSTQRSVKPPPMQEEEEGPPPPPPPPPPPPPPPPVPPPRPSREKEIEAVLSRGAGVHVVPTFAGWFSWKEIHPIEKQMLATFFDGKSERRTPEIYLGIRNLIMNKFHFNPEVHLESKDLCELSIGEMDARLAILEFLAHWGLVNFHPFPPVTQERKLVESKSSAEIEDEISLVEKLFQFETVHSYLVPVSKKVEAISPVQFTSLLSEPTLAENAIGAAESSVEYHCNSCSVDCSRKRYHCRTQVDFDFCSECYNEGKFDEGMSKADFILMESAEVPGSGGSNWTDQEILLLLEALEIFKGKQWGEIAEHVATKTKEQCMLYFLQMPISEPFLDGEDFNETPQKITEQDLEIGPSDVPDEMDVDGNAEGKESTDEKAYKKANSISSETRTKLADQNVSEKEDTMDAGGDDLVASIDDESNKSSLMDPAHEKISANADVSGEHTSNFVIDVLRSTFEAVDHFLGQEDLGSFAEAGNPVMALAAFFASLAEHDDAVSSCCSSLRAISEISPALQLATEHCFILPDPPSDLKDPTSTFSACTGSECQENDLGLKKENATFISQKEHPELSDTKERGPDAEAKSNSSKDSDNPIATVDCSVASDKMRDGCNANAISCSATSNNATEPSSIASQEASAASTKDTTNPEQVEGDKPGSEELPAVVSPSQEKTEPKKIERAPAASSSIQQSECKQTGNGNSEEPKSNENIASDDDPIIRLQRAAGTAISAAAVKAKFLAEQEEGYIRQLAALVIEKQFQKIQTKMSFLTEVENLVLRSRESTERMRKKLMLERNMIIASRMGAAAAAAASRTNQQGAPGTRLPVGYALNPQLRRP; encoded by the exons ATGGAGCCCAAAccctcgccgccgccaccgccgccggccgcccctTCGCGCCGCCGCGGGGCAGCGACCAAGCGCAAGGAGAGGGCCGCATCCGCAGCGCCCTCCGTGTCCCCGTCGCCGAAACGCCAGGCCCGGGATTGCGGGCCCGTCGACCCGCCGTCCCTCCCGCCGCCTCAACCGCGGAGTCGCCAGCCGGCACGCAAGCCGCGGCGCACGCCCGCACGCAAGAAATCGACGCAGCGCTCCGTGAAGCCGCCGCCcatgcaggaggaggaggagggcccgccgccgccgccgccaccaccaccaccaccgccgccgccgccgccggtgccgcCACCACGGCCGTCGCGGGAGAAGGAAATCGAGGCCGTTCTGTCCCGCGGCGCTGGCGTCCACGTCGTACCCACCTTCGCCG GATGGTTTTCGTGGAAGGAAATTCACCCCATCGAGAAGCAAATGTTGGCTACATTTTTTGATGGGAAATCAGAGAGACGGACACCTGAGATATACTTAGGGATTAGAAATTTAATCATGAACAAGTTTCACTTTAATCCTGAAGTGCATCTGGAGTCCAAAGATTTGTGTGAGTTGTCAATTGGGGAGATGGATGCTCGTCTGGCAATCTTGGAGTTTTTGGCCCATTGGGGCTTAGTTAATTTCCACCCTTTTCCACCAGTTACACAGGAACGCAAGCTGGTTGAGAGTAAAAGTAGTGCTGAGATAGAGGATGAAATTTCTTTGGTTGAGAAGTTATTTCAGTTTGAAACAGTTCATTCGTACCTGGTACCTGTTTCAAAGAAAGTTGAAGCAATATCTCCAGTTCAGTTCACTAGCTTGCTCTCTGAGCCTACCCTAGCTGAAAATGCGATAGGTGCAGCTGAGTCTTCTGTTGAGTATCATTGCAACTCCTGCTCAGTTGATTGTTCAAGAAAGCGTTATCATTGTAGGACTCAG GTAGACTTTGATTTTTGTTCTGAGTGCTACAATGAAGGAAAATTTGATGAAGGCATGTCGAAAGCTGATTTCATCCTTATGGAATCTGCAGAAGTTCCAGGGTCTGGTGGTTCGAACTGGACTGACCAGGAGATATTGCTTCTTTTGGAAGCGTTAGAAATTTTCAAAGGAAAACAATGGGGTGAGATTGCTGAGCATGTTGCTACAAAAACAAAAGAACAGTGCATGTTATACTTCCTTCAAATGCCAATTTCTGAACCATTTCTAGATGGTGAAGATTTCAATGAAACACCCCAGAAGATCACAGAACAGGATTTAGAAATTGGTCCTTCTGATGTACCTGACGAAATGGATGTAGATGGCAATGCAGAAGGAAAAGAGAGCACTGATGAAAAAGCTTACAAGAAAGCAAATTCTATTTCTTCAGAAACAAGAACAAAATTAGCTGACCAAAATGTTTCTGAGAAAGAGGATACCATGGATGCAGGTGGTGATGATCTAGTTGCTTCCATTGATGATGAATCAAATAAATCTTCATTGATGGATCCTGCACATGAGAAAATTTCTGCTAATGCTGATGTCTCTGGGGAACACACATCCAACTTTGTTATTGATGTCCTGAGATCTACTTTTGAAGCAGTTGATCACTTTCTGGGCCAAGAGGACTTGGGTTCATTTGCTGAAGCGGGAAATCCTGTGATGGCACTA GCTGCATTTTTTGCTTCTCTTGCTGAACATGATGATGCTGTTTCTTCATGCTGTAGTTCATTGAGAGCTATATCAGAGATATCTCCTGCTCTCCAACTGGCAACTGAACACTGTTTTATTCTTCCAGATCCACCAAGTGACCTCAAAGATCCAACTTCCACTTTCAG TGCTTGCACAGGCAGTGAGTGCCAAGAAAATGATTTAGGTCTCAAAAAGGAGAATGCTACATTCATCTCACAGAAAGAGCACCCGGAATTATCTGACACAAAGGAAAGAGGTCCCGATGCAGAGGCCAAATCCAACAGCTCAAAGGATTCTGATAATCCAATTGCTACGGTGGACTGTAGTGTAGCATCTGATAAGATGAGAGATGGGTGTAATGCTAATGCCATTTCATGTTCAGCTACTTCAAATAATGCAACTGAACCTAGTTCCATAGCTTCCCAAGAAGCCAGTGCAGCAAGTACAAAGGACACAACTAACCCTGAACAAGTTGAAGGGGACAAACCAGGTTCTGAGGAATTACCAGCTGTTGTTTCACCTTCACAAGAGAAGACAGAGCCCAAGAAGATTGAACGTGCACCTGCTGCCTCGTCTAGTATACAACAGTCTGAGTGCAAGCAAACTGGAAATGgcaacagtgaag AACCTAAAAGCAATGAAAACATTGCGTCCGATGATGATCCCATAATAAGGCTACAGCGAGCGGCTGGTACTGCCATTTCAGCAGCTGCAGTGAAGGCTAAGTTTCTTGCGGAACAGGAGGAGGGTTATATTCGGCAATTAGCTGCACTTGTGATCGAAAAGCAG TTTCAGaagatacaaacaaaaatgtcgTTTCTCACTGAAGTTGAAAACTTGGTCTTACGATCGAGAGAATCAACAGAGAGGATGCGGAAGAAGCTTATGTTGGAGCGGAACATGATAATTGCTTCCCGAATGGGTGCAGCTGCTGCCGCCGCGGCTTCCAGAACAAACCAGCAGGGGGCTCCGGGGACTAGACTCCCAGTAGGGTATGCCTTGAATCCGCAGCTGAGGCGCCCTTGA
- the LOC8065963 gene encoding probable carbohydrate esterase At4g34215, with translation MKPAARRPLLLLCALASAAALSILLVAPPPPLAAHLSTLLLAFPASPYATAPKLIFLLAGQSNMAGRGVAPLPLPPPFRPHPRVLRLAASLRWVVAAPPLHADIDTHKACGLGPAMPFAHRLLLHASAAADSESDLVLGLVPCAVGGTRIWMWAKGEPLYDSAVARTRAAVAAGGGKLGAVLWFQGESDTIELDDATAYGGRMERLVNDLRADLGIPNLLVIQVGLASGEGNYTDIVREAQRNIKVPNVILVDAIGLPLRDDQLHLSTEAQLQLGDMLGQAFLKFNSSMDSRQ, from the exons ATGAagccggcggcgcggcggccgctgctgctgctgtgcgcGCTGGCATCGGCAGCAGCGCTGTCCATCCTACtcgtcgcgccgccgccgccgctggccgCGCACCTCTCCACCCTACTCCTCGCCTTCCCAGCCTCGCCCTACGCGACCGCGCCCAAGCTAATCTTCCTCCTGGCCGGCCAGTCCAACATGGCCGGGCGCGGCGTcgcgccgctgccgctgccgccgccgttccGCCCGCACCCGCGCGTGCTCCGCCTCGCGGCCTCCCTACGCTGGGTCGTCGCGGCCCCGCCGCTCCACGCCGACATCGATACGCACAAGGCCTGTGGCCTCGGGCCCGCCATGCCCTTCgcgcaccgcctcctcctccacgcctccgccgccgccgactccgAGTCCGACCTCGTCCTCGGCCTCGTGCCCTGCGCCGTCGGGGGTACTAGGATCTGGATGTGGGCTAAAGGGGAGCCGCTCTATGACTCCGCCGTCGCACGCACGCGCGCCGCCGTTGCCGCTGGCGGCGGGAAACTAGGTGCCGTGCTGTGGTTCCAGGGGGAGAGTGATACCATCGAGCTTGACGATGCCACGGCCTATGGCGGCAGGATGGAGCGCCTCGTCAACGATCTCAGGGCCGATCTCGGCATCCCCAATCTGCTCGTCATACAG GTTGGTCTTGCATCAGGAGAGGGGAATTACACTGATATTGTCAGGGAAGCTCAGAGAAATATCAAGGTTCCTAACGTCATTCTTGTAGATGCAATAGGATTGCCGCTCCGTGATGATCAGCTACACCTCTCCACAGAAGCTCAACTCCAGCTGGGTGACATGCTGGGACAAGCCTTTTTGAAATTTAACTCATCCATGGATTCAAGACAATGA
- the LOC110436376 gene encoding uncharacterized protein LOC110436376, with protein MAPEEWNLDKLIGQCVQEEERLKDSRGDSALFVRDNKKKFYNKNAKPQGKPKWDGSSSSSAQAKAPHGKALQQPQQDNRAQGDNKPQYTNKKKPWLDPDQCLFCENRGHMQKDCIGFLKFCNRKGIPYEENLAKRRKNN; from the exons ATGGCACCTGAGGAATGGAACTTAGATAAGCTCATTGGTCAGTGTGTGCAGGAGGAGGAGAGACTTAAGGACTCACGGGGAGACTCTGCTCTCTTTGTGAGAGATAATAAGAAAAAGTTCTATAATAAGAATGCCAAACCACAAGGGAAACCAAAGTGGGATGGCAGCTCCTCCTCTAGTGCTCAGGCTAAGGCCCCTCATGGAAAGGCACTTCAGCAACCTCAGCAGGACAACAGGGCCCAGGGTGATAACAAGCCACAATACACCAACAAAAAGAAGCCCTGGCTTGaccctgatcagtgcttgttctgTGAGAACAGAGGCCACATGCAAAAGGATTGCATTGGTTTCCTGAAATTCTGTAATAGAAAAG GGATTCCATACGAGGAGAACCTTGCAAAAAGGAGAAAGAACAATTAA
- the LOC8065964 gene encoding uncharacterized RNA-binding protein C17H9.04c, whose amino-acid sequence MAGGGGGGAGAGSSSGGSGSGGGGGGREGDWDCGSCGNRNYAFRSLCNRCKQPRLLVDPNTPRDSKWLPRAGDWICTGCSNNNYASRKNCKKCGLPKEEAAMPALQMAGMAMPAYATYIARLQQSLAASASAYKMNFGMAANSPLQQQLLANANWPYGMAGRYGMQSSGWPFGNSNPNQFPGVPKDWRNGDWLCSCGFHNYSSRTQCKECGAPVPSGIPSTTMKATSDASSTLGTKRLASEELANDWDNKRLNPGNDNYPLSTAGPNNLFLGIEQGAGSSNGQGAFSKFDNGSSMALPSGQGMSGLMGKGAKWRDGDWLCNNCNNHNYASRAFCNRCKTQKESSVHPGVL is encoded by the exons atggccggcggcggcggcggcggcgcaggcgCGGGCTCGTCGTCCGGCGGCTCGGGGtccggcggcgggggcggcggcAGGGAGGGCGACTGGGACTGCGGCAGCTGCGGTAACCGCAACTACGCCTTCCGCTCGCTCTGCAACCGCTGCAAGCAGCCGCGCCTCCTCGTCGACCCCAACACCCCGCGCGACTCCAAGTGGCTACCCCGTGCCGGGGACTGGATCTGCACCG GTTGCAGTAACAATAATTATGCATCCAGAAAGAACTGCAAAAAGTGTGGCCTGCCCAAGGAGGAAGCAGCAATGCCAGCATTGCAAATGGCAGGGATGGCTATGCCAGCTTATGCAACTTATATTGCAAGACTACAACAAAGCCTTGCTGCTTCTGCTTCTGCCTATAAGATGAACTTTGGTATGGCTGCCAACTCACCTTTGCAGCAGCAACTACTTGCAAATGCAAACTGGCCCTATGGGATGGCTGGTAGATATGGGATGCAATCTTCTGGTTGGCCATTTGGCAACAGCAACCCAAATCAGTTCCCAGGTGTTCCAAAGGATTGGCGTAATGGAGACTGGCTCTGCAGCTGTGGATTTCATAACTATTCATCTcgtactcag TGCAAAGAGTGTGGTGCACCTGTACCATCAGGCATTCCCTCCACAACAATGAAAGCTACATCTGATGCCTCTTCCA CATTAGGAACTAAGCGGTTGGCCTCAGAGGAGCTGGCCAATGACTGGGATAATAAAAGGCTAAATCCAGGAAATGACAATTATCCACTTTCG ACAGCAGGTCCAAATAATTTGTTTTTGGGTATTGAGCAAGGAGCTGGAAGCAGCAATGGCCAGGGCGCCTTTTCCAAGTTTGACAATGGGAGCTCAATGGCATTACCATCTGGGCAGGGAATGTCTGGTCTGATGGGAAAAGG GGCAAAATGGCGCGATGGGGACTGGTTGTGCAACAACTGCAACAATCACAACTATGCATCTCGTGCGTTTTGCAACAG GTGCAAAACTCAGAAAGAATCTTCAGTTCACCCTGGTGTGCTATAG